In Ectothiorhodospiraceae bacterium 2226, a single window of DNA contains:
- the crp gene encoding cAMP-activated global transcriptional regulator CRP — translation MEASSQSLTRFLDHCHRKHYPSKSVIIYAGGTPDVLYYVISGSVTVLIEDEDGHEIVLAYLNAGDFFGEMGLFSDQPQRSAWVRARTPCEIAEISYTKFRQLASEFPDIIFSMAGQMATRLRNTSRKVSDLAFMDVSGRVARTLLDLARQPDAMTHPDGMQIRITRQEIGRIVGCSREMVGRVLKTMEEQNLISCKGKTMVVYGTR, via the coding sequence TCCAAGAGCGTAATCATCTACGCCGGCGGCACGCCGGACGTCCTTTATTACGTGATCTCGGGATCGGTCACCGTGCTGATCGAGGACGAGGACGGCCATGAGATCGTGTTGGCCTACCTGAACGCCGGCGACTTCTTCGGCGAGATGGGCCTGTTCTCCGACCAACCGCAGCGCAGCGCCTGGGTGCGGGCACGCACCCCGTGCGAGATTGCGGAAATCAGCTACACCAAGTTCCGCCAGCTCGCCTCCGAGTTCCCCGACATCATCTTCTCCATGGCCGGCCAGATGGCCACGCGCCTGCGCAACACCAGCCGCAAGGTCAGCGACCTCGCCTTCATGGACGTGTCGGGCCGCGTCGCGCGCACCCTACTGGATCTTGCGCGCCAGCCCGACGCCATGACGCACCCCGACGGCATGCAGATCCGCATCACCCGTCAGGAGATCGGCCGCATCGTCGGCTGTTCGCGCGAAATGGTCGGCCGCGTGCTGAAGACCATGGAAGAGCAGAATCTGATCTCCTGCAAGGGCAAGACCATGGTGGTGTATGGTACGCGCTGA